In Gordonia sp. SL306, the genomic window CCGGGTCGGTCAGCACCGACGTCCCGCGATCAGAGATCAGAGTGGTCGCGTGCCCGAGCCATCGCATCGAGGACCGATACCCCGCTCGGTCGTCCGATGTGCCGTTCATCCCATTACGATCCCAAGGCAAGCGAAAGGACGCCATGCGAAGCACCGCACGAGCCCTCGGCATCGCGATCGAGTTGATCGTCCTGTGGCTGACGTCCGCTCTGGCCATGCTGGTCCTCGATATGGCGTTCGGGGGCGTCACACTCGACACGGTCACCGTGGACGGACACGCCACCACGCTGCCGGCCGCACTCGTCCTCGCATTGGTGTTCGGTCTGCTCACCGCGATCCTCTGGCCGGCGATCGTCCGGCTGATGTCGTGGATCGGCCCGGTCGTGCTGTTCCTCCTCGTCTTCGTGGCGAACGGTCTGCTGCTGATGCTGTCGCTCGTCCTGGTACCGGTGGCAACCGTCGACCGGACCTTCGACCTCTTCGTCATGGCCGCCTTGTTGTCACTGTTCACCTCGGTCGTCGGCGGCATCATCGCCTCACGCTCGGATACGTCCTATCGGCTGATGCAGGTGCGTCGGCAGCGGTTCCGACGACGCCATACGTCCGGGTCGACGGAGGAAGCCGGACTGCTGTGCCTGCAGATCGACGGGCTCGGTCATGAGGTCTTGCGACGTGCGATCGCCGACGGGGTGACGCCGACCATCGCGAAACTGGTGCGGGAGTCCCATCGGCTGGTGCCCTGGCACACCGATTGGAGCAGCCAGACCGGGGCGTCCCAGCTCGGCATCCTGCACGGCTCGAATCACAACGTGCCAGCCTTCCGGTGGTTCGACAAGGCGACCGGGACGATCTCGGTGTTCAGCAACCCGCGGGACAACGAGCAGCGTGAGATCGAACGGTCGGACCTGCCGGGTCTGCTCGCGGTCGATGGCGCGAGTCGCGGCAACCTGTTCACCGGCGGTGCCGACGACAACGTCCTCGTGGTCAGCCGCATGCGCGGTGCGCGACTCGGCGGCGGAGCCGGCTACTCGTCCTACTTCGTCGATCCGTCGAGCGCGCTGCGCACCGTCGTCCGGATGATCGCCGAGGTTCAACGTGAGCTCCGACAGTCGCTGCATCAGCGCCGGCGCGACATCCGGCCGCGGGTGCCGCGCGGTGGCGTGTATCCGTTCGTCCGTGCGTTCACCACGGTCGTCGCCACCGATGTCACCGTGGCGGCCGTGGTCCGCGACCTCATCGACGGCCGCGGCATCATCTACGCGGATCTGATCGGCTACGACGAGGTGTCCCACCACTCCGGCATCTCGCGGCCGGAAACCCTTGCGGTGCTGACCAAGATCGACGAGACGGTCCGCCTGCTATTGGCCGTCGTCGAGCAGGCCGACCGCGACTACCACGTGGTGCTCCTCTCCGACCACGGCCAGAGTCAGGGAGCCACATTCGCCGACCGATACGGGGAGAGCCTGCCCCAACTGGTGCACCGCCTGTGCGGAGATCCCGCGCATCCGGAGACCGACGACGACTCCCACCGGACCTACGCCGAGGGCCAGCTCTACGCAACCGCGAGCATCCGCCCGTCGAACCTGCCGGAGGAGCCGGTGGTCGACACCGACGCCCCGGTGGTGCTCGGTTCCGGGAACCTCGGACTGATCAGCTTTCCGGCCATCCCGGGACGTGCCGACACCGCGTCGATCGAGGCCGCGTATCCGGGTCTCGTCGATGCCTTACGCCACCATCCCGGGATCGGTTTCCTGCTGATCTCTCGCCCCGCGGGCGGATCCGTGGTGCTCGGCGACGGCGGGACCGTCGACGTCGCGACCGGCGCCGTGACCGGCATCGATCCGTTACGCGACTTCGGTCCAGACGCCCTCGAGAAGATCAGGCGGACAGATGGTTTCGACAACGTCGCGGACATCATGGTCGGCGGGGCGTACTGGCCCGAGACCGACGAGGTGGCGGCATTCGAAGAACAGGTCGGCTCACACGGCGGCATGGGCGGGCCGCAGAGCACACCGTTCCTGCTCCATCCGGTCGGACTACCCGATCCCCCGAATCCGTTGCACGGCGCCGAAGCCCTGCACCGGGTACTGGCCGGCTGGCGGGACAACACAGCCAACGCACAGCGAGCGAGCAGTTCGTTTCGTTAGCGTGGTGGCATGACGAACACCCTGGACACCGACCCCGTCGCCGCCACGATCACCCGGCTGTACGACCAGGCCACCGCCCAGTTCGCCGATCGACCACCGCGCCGACCCGACGGCCCCCGCGCCGCGCCTGCCGGGACCGCTGCCGAACGCGCCGATGCCGCGCAGGACTGGTACATGCCCGTGAGCCCGATGGCCGGCCGGCTCATGTACTCGCTGATCCGTGCGACCCGACCCGTCACCGTCGTCGAATTCGGGATGTCCTACGGCATCTCGACCCTTCACCTCGCGGCGGCCGTGCGTGACAACGGTGTCGGCCACGTCTACACCACCGAGCTGAACGCGAAGAAGATCGAGACCGCATCGGCGACCTTCGCCGACGTCGGACTCGACGACGTGATCACCGTGCTCGACGGTGACGCGCTCGAAACCCTCGCCGCCGTGGAGGGCGAGATCGGTTTCGTGTTCATGGACGGATGGAAAGAGATCTACCTGCCCGTACTGCAGCTACTCGAGCCCCGGTTACCAACCGGCGCACTGATCGTCGCCGACAACACCGAGAGCCCCGACACCGCCGACTACCTCGAGAGGGTCCGGCGACCCGAGAACGGCTACACGAGTGTCAATTTCCCCGGCAAGGGAAACGACACCATGGAGCTGTCGTGTCGAGTGTGAGGCCGGTCGGGTGTGAGGCCCGACCGGCGCGACATCATCCCTCGCCGGCCGCGGCCGAACTCACGATCTGCTCGAAGCGAGCACCCATCTCGCGGGCCAGCGCCTCGGCGGCCCGGAGCGGGCGCACCATCACCATGAAGTCGACGATCTTCCCGTCGTCGTCGAAGTGCAGGAAGTCGCAACCCGTGATGGCCAGGCCGTCGACCTTCGCCTCGAACACCAGCGCGTGATCGACCGATCCCGGGCCACCGATCTCACGCACGTAGTTGAAGTCCTCGAACACCTCGATGACCGCACGCAAGATCGCCGACGTGATGGCCTTTCCCTCGTAAGGCTTGAACGCGACGGGACTGCGGAACACCACGTCGTCGGCGAGCATCGCCTCCACGGCGTCCAGGTCGCGGGCGTCGATGGCCTCACGGAAACTCGGCATCACGGATCCTCTCGATCGGTCGGTCGCACCCGCGGATCGGGACGACGTGACAGCTCAATACTGCCTGCCCCCAATACTGCATCCGTCAGTACTGGGCCACCCGACCCTCGCGTGGAGCCCGATACATCGTCCACAGGAAGCGTGGAACCGATCGCAACGGCAACGGCCGCGGCCAATCGCCCGGCCGGATGAGCGCATCGGTACCGCCGTCGACGACGATCACGCTCCCGACCAGGAAGTCCGCGGCCGGCGACAGCATCGTCATGACCCATTCGGCGATCTGCTCGGCCGTGCCGAACCGGCGGCTCGGCAGCGGAAACGCCCGCACCTGCGACCCGGTTCCGCTGTCGAGCTGAGACTGCAGCAGGGGGGTCATCACCGGGCCCGGCGCGATCACATTCAGACGGACACCCTCGCCTGCCCAGTCGTCGCTCACCGCTCGTGCCCGGCACCAGTGCGTCACCGCGATCTTCGACGCGGCGTACGCGACCGGGCCCGAGACACCTCTCCGACGACGGATCTGCCGCACGGCCGCGTCGAGTTCTCCGCCGATCAGGCGACGGACAGCTCGTTTCGGCACCATCGGCGTCGTGGTGGTCGAGTTGGAACCGAAGACCACGACCTTGGCGTCACCGGCCGCGGCGAACGCCGCCTGCCAGGAGTCGAGGAGTTCGGTGACGCCGAGAACGTTGACCTCGGCGATCATGCGCTCGCGGCCTGCGCCCGGACCGAGTCCCGCTGCCATGACCGCACCGTCGAGGCGCCCACCGGCCAGATCGCCGACCTCGGCGATCGCGGCTCGACGGCCATCCGAGGTCGACAGATCCGCGATCACCTCGACATCTCGCAGGTCGACCCCGATCACGCTGTTGCCCGCCGCACGCAGCCGCTCGGCGCAGGCCTTGCCGATGCCCGACGCAGCACCGGTCACCACATACGTCCCCATTGACTCCCTCGCGGTCAGTGCGCGTGCTGGCGCGCGGCGTGCTGCTCATCCTGCCGAGCCGTGGTGCGTTCGTAGGCGTCGTTGAACGCCCGGAGCTCGTGCAGCAGGGTATCCGGTGAGCCCGGCGCGAGATCGGCGAAGACGCGGATCAGGCGGTCGGCCCGTCGCATCCCGTCGTGTTCGAACGCATCGAGGCCTGCGGCAGTGGGCCGGATGAGCCGGCTGATCTGCCCCTCGACCTCGAATCGCTCGAGGTAACCGTGTTTGATCGCCGCGTTCACCTGCCGGTTGACCGTCGATTGTTCGAGATCGAGTTCTTCGCTGAGTTCCCGAAGGGTTCGCGGCCGGTCGTCGGAGAGCACCCACAGAATCGCGAAAGCCGATGCCTCGAGCTGGGTGCCCGGAACGACGTTGGTCTTGCGCCGACCCATCCGCAACAGCTCTTCGGCCAGGTCACGGTAGACGGGCGACGGCCAGAACGATGCGTCACCGGCACCTGACATGTCTCCAACCTTCCGTCCGATATATCGGACAATCTACGCATAATTTGGCGTATGCACCATACATATGTAGGCTACATACCCTACGAGGAGGATGCCACATGACCAGTACTCCCTCCGGCGATTCGCCGGGTACGCACGTGGACCCCGAATTGACCGGCGACGACCACTCCGCCGCCGCGATCGTCGTCGTGTCGATCCTCTGTTTCGGCGGTCTGGTCGCCTCGCTGATGCAGACCTTGATCATCCCGATCCAGCCCGAGATACCGCGCCTGCTGAACACCTCGATCTCGAATGCGTCGTGGATCATCACCGCGACCCTGCTCGGTGCGGCAGTCGCCATGCCGATCGCGGGCCGTCTCGGCGACATACTCGGCAAGCAGCGGGTCCTGCTGGCGAGTGCCGCCCTGCTGGTGGTGGGATCTCTCGTCTGTGCCCTCAGTTCGTCGCTCATCCCGATGATCGTCGGACGCACCATCCAGGGACTGGCCATGGGATTCATCCCGCTCGGCATCAGCCTCATGCGCGAGGTGACCCCTCCGCGCCTGACGTCGATGGCGGTCGCGGCGATGAGCGCCACGATGGGCGTCGGAGGCGCGATCGGCCTGCCACTCTCGGCATGGGTCGCACAGCAATGGGATTGGCGTGCACTGTTCTGGGGTTCGGCCGCCCTCGCGGTGGTGATCACCGTCCTGGTCGCGGTCGCCGTGCCACACGTCGACGACAGCAACGGAGGTCATTTCGACATCGTCGGCGCCATCGGACTCGCCCTCGGCCTGTCCGGTGTGTTGATCGGCGTCTCCAAGGGCAACGACTGGGGATGGGATTCGGGGACCACGCTCGGCCTCATGTTCGGCGGTCTGGCGATCCTGCTGATCTGGGGTGTCTTCGAGGTCCGCCACACCGATCCACTCGTGGACCTGCGCACCACCGCTCGGCCCGCCGTCCTGTTCACCAACCTGGCGGGGATCGCGATCGGTTTCGGCATGATGGCCCAGGCGATCGTCATGCCGCAGCTGTTGGAGATGCCATCGGCGGTCGGCGGCCTGGGACAGACCTTGCTCGCCGCAGGCCTGTGGATGGCTCCCGGCGGCTTGATGATGCTCGTCTTCGCCCCGGTTTCTGGCACGTTGATCAACAAGATCGGCGCCAAGCCGACGATGGCCATCGGGGCCGGCGTGCTCGGCCTGGGCTACCTCGGCGCCTTCCTGCTGATGAACGCGCCATGGCAGCTCGCGCTGGCCTCACTGATCTGTTCGGCCGGCGTGGGTATCGGCTACGCCGCCATGCCGACCCTGATCATGAGTTCGGTGCCGATGCACGAGGCCGGCGCCGCCGTCGGCCTCAACGGCCTGATGCGTTCGATCGGCACGACCACCGCTTCGGCGGTGATGGCCCTGGTCCTGACCAGTTCGACGATCACCTTCGGGCCGGCCGAAGTGCCCAGCCATTCCGCGTTCCGGTGGTGTTTCCTGATCGGCGCGGTCGCAGCCTTCCTCGGGGTGGCCATCACCCTGCTGATCCCGGTCGTGCGCAACAAGACCGCCGCCGCGGAGGTCTCCGCCGACGCCGAGCCGGTTCCGACCGCCTGAACAGGCGGGCGTCCGGCTGTTAGGGCACGTCTTCGCCTGCCATCTCCTCGAGACCCCGCAGGGCCGGTAGGGCGGCGGCCAGCGCTGAGCGCTGGTCGGTCGGCAGGCTCTCGATGTACTCGCCGATCCGATCGGTCACCTGCCGTCGGCGCTCCACGATGTAATCCAGTCCGACCTCGGTGAGCTCGATGAGACTGGCACGGCCATCGGCCGGATCGTCGCGTCGCGCGACGAGTCCCGACTTCTCCAGCGATGCGATCAACGAGGTCATTGACGGCTGGGTGACGCCCTGGGTGCCCGCGAGGGCGGTGATACGTTGCGGTCCGCGCTGGCGTAGGGCGGTCAACGTGGCTGCCGCGGTCATGCTCATGTCGCGGGGGCGCTGGCGCACGAAGTCGGCCATCAATGCATAAAGCGCGTCGGCCGTCTCGTCGACGTTGCCGTTCGAATCGGCTGAGGATACGAACGTGGCGGACATGTGACCCACTTTATTCGACCTGCAACGATGCTGCATAGGTTTCCTATATAGCGCCGCTAAAGGTGGTCGAGGGGTGGTTGCGGAGACAATCACCCCTCGACCACGTCGGTCAGATCACCTGTGCGCCAGATGGTCCGGTCGCGGTTGCGGCGCGCCGAACGGCTCCTGTAGAGCATTCGACTTCGCGTTGAAGACCACGAAGAGGTTGCTCCGCGGGTAGGGCGTGATGTTGCCCGACGACGCGTGCATGCAGTTGGAGTCGAAATAGAGCGCCGAGCCGGCGGGCCCGGTGATCGTGTCGATGCCGAACTCGTCGGTCAGCTCGGTGACGTCGCCCTCCTCCGGAGTGCCGAACGGCGGGCGGTAGGACACCAGCGACTCCTCGTGGTATCCGTCCGGCGTCTCGCCCACACAGCTGACGAATCTCTTGTGCGATCCCGGTACGATCATCAGCGCTCCGTTATAGGAGTGGTTGGGCGTCAACGCAATCGACACGCTGAGCGCACGCGGGGCGGGCATCCCGTCCTCGGCATGCCACGTCTCGAAGTCGGAGTGCCAATAGAACGGCCCACCTGCAAAACCGGGCTTGAGATTGACTCGACTCTGATGGATGTACACATCGTCGCCGAGGATTTGCCTTGCGACACCGACGATCTCGTCACGCGCACAGATCTCGGCGACCACGTCGCTGAGCTGATGCACCGCGAACAGTGACCGCACATCGCCACTCGACGGCTCGCGGATCACCCGATCGTCCTCCCCGAGACGATCGGTGACCGTATCCACATCGTCGAGACAACGCCGGATGTCGTCCCCACTGATCACCGATGACGCGGTGTGGTAGCCGCGCTCGTCGTATCGACGGAGTTCCGGGCGAGACATCGGACCCGGGGTGTTCATGCCTGCCCAGACCACCGGGTGAGGTCGAGGCTCGATCTGGCTGTGCTCCGACAGACGCGTGCGATACACATCGACGACGGAGCGAGTTGCTGTTTGAGTTACCACGATCTACGTTGATCCTTTCCCTCAATTGGCATCTATGGCCGGATGTTGACTTGTCATACGCCCGCGAAATGGGCGCCCACCTGAGGATTACCCGGATCGGACAGGCTAAGCAAACCCGCTGCGTATCGTGGCGCTCGCGACCACCACAGATATGCGAGCAGACTGACGACATGCGATTCGTGCCGTCGACCGCCACACCTCGGATACTTCTCGCGCTCATCGTGGGCATACTGTGCGCGGCCGCCGTCGGGTTGGTCACCACCGATGCGGGGTCGGCGATCCTCGTCGCCATCGCGGTCACCGGTGCGGTGTTCGTCGTGCTCGGATGGGCGGCGCTGTGGCCGATGGACGGGGAGCAGACCCGACAGCACGCGGGTCGCGAGGACTACCGGCCGGCCATCGACGAACTCATCGTTGTCGTTGCGACCTTGTCGGCACTCGGCGGGATCGTCGGCCTGTTGATCGAGGGGGGCTCCCACGCCGACTGGTTCCCGGCCACGGTCGCGCTGGCGGGAGTGTTCCTGTCGTGGG contains:
- a CDS encoding MFS transporter produces the protein MTSTPSGDSPGTHVDPELTGDDHSAAAIVVVSILCFGGLVASLMQTLIIPIQPEIPRLLNTSISNASWIITATLLGAAVAMPIAGRLGDILGKQRVLLASAALLVVGSLVCALSSSLIPMIVGRTIQGLAMGFIPLGISLMREVTPPRLTSMAVAAMSATMGVGGAIGLPLSAWVAQQWDWRALFWGSAALAVVITVLVAVAVPHVDDSNGGHFDIVGAIGLALGLSGVLIGVSKGNDWGWDSGTTLGLMFGGLAILLIWGVFEVRHTDPLVDLRTTARPAVLFTNLAGIAIGFGMMAQAIVMPQLLEMPSAVGGLGQTLLAAGLWMAPGGLMMLVFAPVSGTLINKIGAKPTMAIGAGVLGLGYLGAFLLMNAPWQLALASLICSAGVGIGYAAMPTLIMSSVPMHEAGAAVGLNGLMRSIGTTTASAVMALVLTSSTITFGPAEVPSHSAFRWCFLIGAVAAFLGVAITLLIPVVRNKTAAAEVSADAEPVPTA
- a CDS encoding MarR family winged helix-turn-helix transcriptional regulator encodes the protein MSGAGDASFWPSPVYRDLAEELLRMGRRKTNVVPGTQLEASAFAILWVLSDDRPRTLRELSEELDLEQSTVNRQVNAAIKHGYLERFEVEGQISRLIRPTAAGLDAFEHDGMRRADRLIRVFADLAPGSPDTLLHELRAFNDAYERTTARQDEQHAARQHAH
- a CDS encoding DUF1345 domain-containing protein yields the protein MRFVPSTATPRILLALIVGILCAAAVGLVTTDAGSAILVAIAVTGAVFVVLGWAALWPMDGEQTRQHAGREDYRPAIDELIVVVATLSALGGIVGLLIEGGSHADWFPATVALAGVFLSWGSLHLMYATRYAFLYYAGEPGGIDFNSDAPPEFRDFFYFSYNLGMTYQVSDTDVSDSGIRAVALRHCMLSYVFGAVILATTINLVAGIVVT
- a CDS encoding O-methyltransferase, whose translation is MTNTLDTDPVAATITRLYDQATAQFADRPPRRPDGPRAAPAGTAAERADAAQDWYMPVSPMAGRLMYSLIRATRPVTVVEFGMSYGISTLHLAAAVRDNGVGHVYTTELNAKKIETASATFADVGLDDVITVLDGDALETLAAVEGEIGFVFMDGWKEIYLPVLQLLEPRLPTGALIVADNTESPDTADYLERVRRPENGYTSVNFPGKGNDTMELSCRV
- the thpD gene encoding ectoine hydroxylase; amino-acid sequence: MVTQTATRSVVDVYRTRLSEHSQIEPRPHPVVWAGMNTPGPMSRPELRRYDERGYHTASSVISGDDIRRCLDDVDTVTDRLGEDDRVIREPSSGDVRSLFAVHQLSDVVAEICARDEIVGVARQILGDDVYIHQSRVNLKPGFAGGPFYWHSDFETWHAEDGMPAPRALSVSIALTPNHSYNGALMIVPGSHKRFVSCVGETPDGYHEESLVSYRPPFGTPEEGDVTELTDEFGIDTITGPAGSALYFDSNCMHASSGNITPYPRSNLFVVFNAKSNALQEPFGAPQPRPDHLAHR
- a CDS encoding phage holin family protein, which codes for MRSTARALGIAIELIVLWLTSALAMLVLDMAFGGVTLDTVTVDGHATTLPAALVLALVFGLLTAILWPAIVRLMSWIGPVVLFLLVFVANGLLLMLSLVLVPVATVDRTFDLFVMAALLSLFTSVVGGIIASRSDTSYRLMQVRRQRFRRRHTSGSTEEAGLLCLQIDGLGHEVLRRAIADGVTPTIAKLVRESHRLVPWHTDWSSQTGASQLGILHGSNHNVPAFRWFDKATGTISVFSNPRDNEQREIERSDLPGLLAVDGASRGNLFTGGADDNVLVVSRMRGARLGGGAGYSSYFVDPSSALRTVVRMIAEVQRELRQSLHQRRRDIRPRVPRGGVYPFVRAFTTVVATDVTVAAVVRDLIDGRGIIYADLIGYDEVSHHSGISRPETLAVLTKIDETVRLLLAVVEQADRDYHVVLLSDHGQSQGATFADRYGESLPQLVHRLCGDPAHPETDDDSHRTYAEGQLYATASIRPSNLPEEPVVDTDAPVVLGSGNLGLISFPAIPGRADTASIEAAYPGLVDALRHHPGIGFLLISRPAGGSVVLGDGGTVDVATGAVTGIDPLRDFGPDALEKIRRTDGFDNVADIMVGGAYWPETDEVAAFEEQVGSHGGMGGPQSTPFLLHPVGLPDPPNPLHGAEALHRVLAGWRDNTANAQRASSSFR
- a CDS encoding nuclear transport factor 2 family protein encodes the protein MPSFREAIDARDLDAVEAMLADDVVFRSPVAFKPYEGKAITSAILRAVIEVFEDFNYVREIGGPGSVDHALVFEAKVDGLAITGCDFLHFDDDGKIVDFMVMVRPLRAAEALAREMGARFEQIVSSAAAGEG
- a CDS encoding MarR family winged helix-turn-helix transcriptional regulator; this encodes MSATFVSSADSNGNVDETADALYALMADFVRQRPRDMSMTAAATLTALRQRGPQRITALAGTQGVTQPSMTSLIASLEKSGLVARRDDPADGRASLIELTEVGLDYIVERRRQVTDRIGEYIESLPTDQRSALAAALPALRGLEEMAGEDVP
- a CDS encoding SDR family oxidoreductase; this translates as MGTYVVTGAASGIGKACAERLRAAGNSVIGVDLRDVEVIADLSTSDGRRAAIAEVGDLAGGRLDGAVMAAGLGPGAGRERMIAEVNVLGVTELLDSWQAAFAAAGDAKVVVFGSNSTTTTPMVPKRAVRRLIGGELDAAVRQIRRRRGVSGPVAYAASKIAVTHWCRARAVSDDWAGEGVRLNVIAPGPVMTPLLQSQLDSGTGSQVRAFPLPSRRFGTAEQIAEWVMTMLSPAADFLVGSVIVVDGGTDALIRPGDWPRPLPLRSVPRFLWTMYRAPREGRVAQY